One part of the Lycium ferocissimum isolate CSIRO_LF1 chromosome 8, AGI_CSIRO_Lferr_CH_V1, whole genome shotgun sequence genome encodes these proteins:
- the LOC132068380 gene encoding em protein H5-like translates to MTTRQQERAELDRKAREGETVVPGGTGGKSLEAQEHLAEGRRRGGQTRKEQIGEEGYQEMGRKGGFSSSGASGGERAQEEGVPIDESKYKTKT, encoded by the exons atgacaaCAAGGCAGCAGGAAAGAGCTGAGCTGGACAGGAAGGCAAGGGAAGGAGAGACGGTAGTTCCTGGTGGGACAGGTGGCAAAAGTCTTGAAGCTCAGGAACACCTTGCTGAGG GGAGGAGGCGAGGCGGGCAGACGAGGAAGGAGCAGATAGGAGAAGAAGGGTATCAAGAGATGGGACGCAAAGGCGGGTTCAGCTCAAGCGGCGCTTCAGGTGGAGAGCGTGCCCAAGAGGAGGGTGTTCCAATTGACGAGTCTAAGTACAAAACCAAAACTTGA